A stretch of DNA from Apis cerana isolate GH-2021 linkage group LG8, AcerK_1.0, whole genome shotgun sequence:
ACATTTCGAAGTAAAGATAAAGCTGTTCGCGTTACATCAAGTGTGCTTGTGCTATGAGTTGGGCGAACAGCtccagaaataaattttctaacttCTGCCAAAATATCTTGTGGCGATAATGTTCCAGTTGGatgtaacattttaattttgatctgTTAATaaacgtaatttaaaaaatatagcattttttttttacttttcttaaattttaggttaaatataatcataaaaccAATTCATTGCAGTTGCAATATTTCttgtaatcattattattattattattattattattattattattattattattattattattattattatttttatacattaaaaaaattaagaaattaaaagatataaacgtgtgataatatataataaacttaaaatattatacacgtTTTctcattctttaaataatgtttctaCTTGTTGCCTATAGATCGCGTACATTATGATACATAAAATGATCGatcttttatcgaaattttaaatttagataaatagaaaaatatttaataaaaaatcatatattaaaaagtcatatattagtttataattgtatataattgtaatatattttaatataaaaaaaatgtaattaattatttgtaattaaattttttatatctattactattataaatatattttttaaattatattttgcatgtttttttcagaaaataatattatatttatttattttataactaaccttttttttctaatttttttcaataaaaataattttatgacaataaatatatactaaaataatatttactagtATATCtacaagtattaaaaaaatttaaaaatattatgtttacaattttagaaaaattagaaataaataaaattatattaataaatttttattaaaacaatatacatttttttcaaaaacaattataactgATTTAtactagaaaatattattattataatatcattaatacacatttaatctaaataataaattatacaaatagcatacaatatttaataattaatattaatttttaaaattattaaatattatattttttatataaacaagaaaatttaacgtcttttctttttttcttgttttcgtGGTCTATGAGGTCGTCTTGGAGTAACTTGAGGACTATTTTCTGAGCATTCAACATCACTTGGATCATcctgtaattaatttacaacataataatatttgtttacatcattattaaattaaattcattattcaatcataaaatttacaatataaaatattaaataccttTAAAGCACCTATACCATCAGAAGGGCCTACTTGATAAACTATTATTGCCAATAAACATATAACTTGAAATATTGCACCAATATATAAtccaaatcttaataattgttCAAATAAAGTTTCTTCTGCTGGAAGTAACAGCCGTTTTAATTGTGGATCAGTGTCTGCCATTTccaaatactaaaaaaaagaataattctatatttataataatttttaatattgtcatCTATAGAATTCTaacttcaacaattttttgtcttttattgataaatacataaatatataaataattaacaaattaaaaaaaaatgacatttctattcattttgatatattaagatGATATcccatgaaataaaaatctaatttatttctaatatatattatcaatataaaaatttttctttttattttattttttatctttttattttgttattaagtaTGTAATAAGTaatgatatttgtatttataaaatataaatataatatttctaaaaaatttcataaaaattcaaaaattattgttacacaaaatattttttatttacatatttttacaaattacattttaaatattgtcttCTTAAaacatatgttatatatttagaaatcaaTAATCTAAGCTACAGCGatcatagaatttttatatcatacaaGCTTGACAAATACTACCAACTTTCTCACTGACGTTTatgtcaataattatttaaatgtcagTCGATTTCTATCGAAAtattgtgataaaattaatatttaaagaaaattgaaacaatcgaatattaaatgatCTATTAAGAAATATGTTCTAATTGGCacgaaataaatcttttaatttttatttatttattttttttttaattaagcaaAAGAGGTGAACATAAAATACTTATTCTACTTCTCTTGAAGTTGGCAGCAGAAAGTTTATTCATATACTTTAAACTAGATGGCATTTTGCATTGAAGATTCGATAATAAGCGCCAACTATTAGtagtatttcatattaatatcacaaatttattatttcaacaaaaaaaagga
This window harbors:
- the LOC107996398 gene encoding protein MANBAL; the protein is MADTDPQLKRLLLPAEETLFEQLLRFGLYIGAIFQVICLLAIIVYQVGPSDGIGALKDDPSDVECSENSPQVTPRRPHRPRKQEKKKRR